In the Desulfomicrobium escambiense DSM 10707 genome, one interval contains:
- a CDS encoding ethanolamine ammonia-lyase subunit EutB has product MSGAHRTLKEVLAKASPLRSGDVLAGVAAATEEERVLAQMELAGVPLERFLEEHVIPYEEDEVTRLISDTHDRDAFAPIRGLTVGEFRDWLLTDAVDGEVLTRLAPGVTPEMAAAVSKLMRLQDLILVASKCRVTTRFRNTIGLPGTFSVRLQPNHPTDDLRGIAASTLDGLCYGCGDAVIGVNPATDSLDNIRRILDMLDGLISKYAIPTQSCVLTHVTTTMEAVESGAPVDLCFQSIAGTQAANASFGVSLSLLQEALEATRSLSRGTVGDNVMYFETGQGSALSAGAHHGVDQQTLEARAYAVARRFEPLLVNTVVGFIGPEYLLNGKQITRAGLEDHFCGKLLGLPMGVDVCYTNHAEADQDDMDALLTLLGAAGCTFVMGVPGADDIMLNYQSTSFHDAAYLRKLLGRRPAPEFAAWLESSGVMDGSGRLLPIETTNRLLGLPGAVRGES; this is encoded by the coding sequence ATGAGTGGCGCGCATCGGACCCTGAAGGAGGTGTTGGCCAAGGCGTCGCCGCTGCGCTCGGGCGACGTCCTGGCCGGGGTGGCGGCGGCCACGGAGGAGGAGCGCGTGCTGGCCCAGATGGAGTTGGCCGGGGTTCCGCTTGAGCGGTTTCTGGAGGAGCATGTCATCCCGTACGAGGAGGACGAGGTCACCAGGCTCATCAGCGACACGCATGACAGGGACGCCTTCGCCCCGATCCGCGGCCTGACCGTGGGCGAGTTCCGCGACTGGCTGCTGACCGACGCGGTCGATGGCGAAGTCCTGACCCGCCTGGCGCCCGGCGTCACCCCGGAGATGGCCGCGGCCGTGTCCAAGCTCATGCGCCTGCAGGACCTGATCCTGGTGGCCTCCAAGTGCCGGGTCACGACCCGTTTCCGCAACACCATCGGTCTGCCCGGCACTTTCTCGGTCCGGCTGCAGCCCAACCACCCGACCGACGACCTGCGGGGCATCGCGGCCTCGACTCTGGACGGGCTCTGCTACGGCTGCGGCGACGCGGTCATCGGCGTCAACCCGGCCACGGACAGCCTGGACAACATCCGTCGCATCCTGGACATGCTGGACGGGCTTATTTCCAAATACGCCATCCCGACCCAGAGTTGCGTGCTGACCCATGTGACCACGACCATGGAGGCCGTCGAGTCCGGTGCGCCCGTGGATCTTTGCTTCCAGTCTATCGCGGGGACGCAGGCGGCCAACGCGAGCTTCGGCGTATCCCTGTCCCTGCTGCAGGAGGCTCTCGAAGCGACCCGGTCCCTGTCGCGCGGCACGGTGGGCGACAACGTCATGTATTTCGAGACCGGCCAGGGCAGCGCCCTCTCGGCCGGCGCCCACCACGGCGTGGATCAGCAGACCCTGGAGGCCAGGGCCTACGCCGTGGCCCGCAGGTTCGAGCCGCTGCTGGTCAACACTGTGGTCGGTTTCATCGGGCCCGAGTACCTGCTGAACGGCAAGCAGATCACCCGCGCTGGCCTGGAGGACCATTTCTGCGGCAAGCTCCTGGGCCTGCCCATGGGCGTGGACGTCTGCTACACCAACCACGCCGAAGCCGACCAGGACGACATGGACGCACTGCTGACGCTCCTGGGCGCGGCGGGGTGCACCTTCGTCATGGGTGTGCCCGGGGCCGACGACATCATGCTCAACTACCAGTCCACATCCTTCCACGACGCGGCCTACCTGCGAAAGCTCCTCGGCCGCAGACCCGCGCCGGAGTTCGCGGCCTGGCTGGAATCGTCGGGCGTGATGGACGGGAGCGGGCGGCTTCTGCCCATCGAAACGACGAACCGGCTGCTGGGGTTGCCCGGCGCCGTCCGGGGGGAGTCATGA
- a CDS encoding BMP family protein: MKRTLLLVMLGVTLLLGSTAMAAKIKVAGIYTQPIQQKWDATLHKALLKAQEAGEIEYVWSEKVSNTDYIRVLREYSEAGVQLAVGEAFGISRDVRKVAKDYPNVAYLMGDTFGPDGKNLSVFDNYIHEPCYLMGMVAGAMTKTNKIGMVGGYPIGEVNRLFNAFMAGAKAINPAVQFKVSFIGSWYDPPKAKEFAYAQVEAGVDVLYAERSGVVDAAREKGIVAFGNVNDMNKQENGQDVVVTSALWHMEAALNHAIERVKAGTFAAEDYREWTMMAKGGASLAPFYEFEGKIPADVKAKVAEAEAAIKAGKLVVEINDNEPKSTF, translated from the coding sequence ATGAAACGCACCCTGCTTCTGGTCATGCTCGGCGTGACCCTTCTCCTCGGCTCCACGGCCATGGCCGCCAAGATCAAGGTCGCCGGCATCTACACCCAGCCCATCCAGCAGAAATGGGACGCGACCCTGCACAAGGCGCTCCTGAAAGCCCAGGAAGCCGGCGAGATCGAATACGTCTGGAGCGAAAAGGTCTCCAACACCGACTACATCCGCGTCCTGCGCGAATACTCCGAGGCCGGCGTGCAGCTCGCCGTCGGCGAGGCCTTCGGCATCTCCCGCGACGTGCGCAAGGTGGCCAAGGACTACCCGAACGTGGCCTACCTCATGGGCGACACCTTCGGGCCCGACGGCAAGAACCTCTCCGTGTTCGACAACTACATCCACGAGCCCTGCTACCTCATGGGCATGGTCGCCGGGGCCATGACCAAGACGAACAAAATCGGCATGGTCGGCGGCTACCCCATCGGAGAAGTGAACCGCCTCTTCAACGCCTTCATGGCCGGCGCCAAGGCGATCAACCCGGCCGTGCAGTTCAAGGTGTCCTTCATCGGCTCCTGGTACGATCCGCCCAAGGCCAAGGAATTCGCCTACGCCCAGGTCGAGGCCGGCGTGGACGTGCTCTATGCCGAGCGCTCCGGCGTGGTCGATGCGGCGCGCGAAAAGGGCATCGTCGCCTTCGGCAACGTCAACGACATGAACAAGCAGGAAAACGGCCAGGACGTCGTCGTGACCTCGGCCCTGTGGCACATGGAAGCGGCCCTGAACCACGCCATCGAGCGGGTCAAGGCCGGCACCTTCGCCGCCGAGGACTACCGCGAGTGGACCATGATGGCCAAGGGCGGCGCGTCCCTGGCCCCCTTCTACGAGTTCGAAGGCAAGATCCCGGCCGACGTCAAGGCCAAGGTCGCCGAGGCCGAAGCCGCCATCAAGGCCGGCAAGCTGGTCGTCGAGATCAACGACAACGAACCCAAATCCACCTTCTGA
- a CDS encoding glycoside hydrolase family 3 protein, whose translation MIRIVLCAVVVFVLQTPAFAGEGRPEFRAMLGQMLLVGFRGAELSDEDSILRDIREHNLGGVILFDRDVQLKTVGRNIQSPAQVRALTARLQAAARTPLFIAVDQEGGRVRRLREAAGFPFSPSAKAMGQGTPDETRQEGERTGRLLADLGINLDFAPVADVDVNPASPAIGALERSFSADPETVAAHAGAFSRGLLSHGVLPCLKHFPGHGSAMADSHLGLTDISRTWSPAELIPYERLIPLGASPLIMCGHLFLERFDADHPATLSPAVLTGLLRERLGFKDVIVSDDMQMRAITAHYGLEEAVLRAVEAGVDILVFGNNLDYDPDIVPKAVDILVRGVDSGRLSRQRIEASFDRISKAKALLATPQGATNGFAGERS comes from the coding sequence ATGATCAGGATAGTCCTTTGCGCAGTCGTCGTCTTTGTTCTGCAGACCCCCGCCTTTGCCGGCGAGGGGCGCCCGGAGTTCCGCGCAATGCTCGGCCAGATGCTGCTGGTAGGTTTCCGGGGCGCGGAGCTGTCCGACGAGGACTCCATCCTGCGGGACATCCGCGAGCATAATCTGGGCGGAGTCATTCTTTTCGACCGCGACGTGCAGCTGAAGACGGTCGGCCGCAACATTCAGAGCCCTGCACAGGTCCGCGCCCTGACCGCACGGCTGCAGGCCGCGGCCCGGACCCCGCTCTTCATCGCCGTGGATCAGGAAGGCGGCAGGGTGCGCCGCCTGCGCGAGGCGGCGGGCTTCCCGTTCAGCCCGTCGGCCAAGGCCATGGGGCAGGGGACGCCGGATGAGACGCGGCAGGAGGGCGAGCGCACCGGGCGGCTGCTGGCGGATCTGGGCATCAACCTCGATTTCGCGCCCGTGGCCGACGTGGACGTGAACCCGGCCAGCCCGGCCATCGGGGCCCTGGAGCGCAGCTTTTCCGCGGACCCGGAAACCGTCGCGGCCCATGCCGGGGCTTTCAGCCGGGGCCTCCTGTCCCATGGCGTACTTCCCTGTCTCAAGCATTTCCCGGGGCACGGCAGCGCCATGGCCGACTCCCACCTTGGCCTGACGGACATTTCCCGGACCTGGAGCCCCGCGGAACTGATCCCCTACGAGCGGCTGATCCCGCTTGGGGCCAGCCCCCTCATCATGTGCGGACATCTTTTCCTGGAGCGTTTCGACGCGGACCACCCGGCCACGCTGTCGCCCGCCGTGCTGACGGGGCTCCTGCGCGAGCGGCTGGGTTTCAAGGACGTCATCGTCTCCGACGACATGCAGATGCGGGCAATCACGGCGCATTACGGGCTGGAGGAAGCCGTGCTGCGGGCTGTGGAGGCCGGGGTGGACATCCTGGTTTTCGGCAACAACCTGGACTACGACCCGGACATCGTGCCCAAGGCCGTCGACATTCTGGTCCGGGGCGTGGACAGCGGACGGCTGTCGCGTCAGCGCATCGAGGCCTCCTTCGACAGAATCAGCAAGGCCAAGGCGCTTCTTGCGACACCGCAAGGGGCGACAAACGGATTCGCGGGAGAGCGGTCATGA